From Argopecten irradians isolate NY chromosome 12, Ai_NY, whole genome shotgun sequence, one genomic window encodes:
- the LOC138304852 gene encoding uncharacterized protein, with protein sequence MATTNTPSCVVVCIVLGLSVTVQQVTAPPPLFVELRAQKEEDLREKSGTESDTYSDKFTVDIDPSRTRYLNLNQVDLKNEFKFTEDLYLDPKQNDIKHNEFDKTDSSRYTQSDTASDGVLRENRPIDLDNLEQEGLYVVEEFEPLPMPTNFSQYDTNKDGYIDLEELMVATQAQENAALALHASDIDGDGRLSNKEFNDAPWIIGEENHNLESASDDTDESYDDRYNEHPHNGDERGDDRYNEHQYTGDEKGNDSAMYTEIHVT encoded by the exons ATGGCCACCACTAACACACCAAGCTGTGTTGTCGTGTGTATAGTACTAGGATTGTCTGTGACAGTGCAGCAGGTTACGGCTCCTCCGCCCCTCTTTGTGGAACTGAGGGCACAGAAGGAAGAAGATTTGAGGGAGAAATCAGGGACAGAGTCTGATACATACAGTGACAAATTTACTGTCGACATAGATCCTTCAAGGACAAGATACTTAAACCTTAACCAAGTCGATTTGAAGAACGAATTTAAATTCACTGAGGATCTTTATTTAGACCCTAAACAGAATGATATCAAACACAATGAGTTCGACAAAACAGATTCCAGTCGGTACACACAATCGGATACTGCATCTGACGGGGTATTACGTGAAAACAGACCTATTGACCTGGACAACCTGGAACAGGAGGGGCTGTATGTTGTCGAGGAGTTCGAACCCCTGCCCATGCCGACCAATTTTAGCCAGTATGATACCAACAAGGATGGGTACATCGACCTAGAGGAGTTAATGGTAGCCACTCAGGCCCAGGAAAACGCCGCATTGGCTCTACATGCCTCAGACATAGACG GTGATGGTCGTCTATCCAATAAAGAGTTCAATGACGCTCCCTGGATCATCGGAGAAGAAAACCACAATCTAGAAAGTGCGTCAGATGATACAGACGAATCATACGATGACAGATACAACGAACATCCCCATAACGGCGATGAGAGGGGCGACGATAGATACAACGAGCATCAATACACTGGAGATGAAAAAGGCAATGACAGTGCTATGTATACAGAAATACACGTCACGTAA
- the LOC138304853 gene encoding universal stress protein Slr1101-like: MYSSPLSADYYYRLDALNTMAATEEERTVLIAQDGSDYSNYAFDWYMENIHKKNDKVILLHIPEYHNVVASPMVMADVSVLTDMWKEEEKRNHEFLEKLGEKLKAKGIGGKVKSVGGQPGEVICKTAKEEGVSLIVTGTRGMGTIRRTFIGSVSDYVIHHAHVPVLVARHKDHHHHHHGHHN; this comes from the exons ATGTACAGCTCTCCATTATCAGCTGACTACTACTACAGGCTAGACGCTTTAAACACAATGGCGGCCACAGAAGAAGAGAGAACCGTTCTGATCGCTCAGGATGGCAGCGATTACTCAAACTATGCATTTGATT GGTACATGGAAAATATCCACAAGAAAAATGACAAGGTTATTCTGCTGCACATACCCGAGTACCACAATGTTGTAGCATCAC CGATGGTGATGGCTGATGTGAGCGTACTAACAGACATGTGGAAGGAGGAGGAAAAACGAAACCACGAGTTTCTGGAAAAACTCGGTGAAAAGCTTAAGGCTAAAGGT ATTGGTGGTAAAGTAAAAAGCGTTGGAGGACAGCCGGGAGAGGTGATCTGTAAAACAGCTAAGGAAGAAGGAGTGTCTCTGATTGTCACGGGCACCAGGGGCATGGGTACTATCAGACGGACATTCATTGGCAGCGTCAGTGATTACGTCATTCATCATGCGCATGTCCCCGTCCTGGTAGCTCGTCACAAagaccaccatcaccatcaccatggACACCATAATTAG